The Listeria welshimeri serovar 6b str. SLCC5334 genome has a window encoding:
- a CDS encoding site-specific integrase: MKAKKRKEQTFHEYFKEWVNLYKVGAIRSITLQKYYVTEQKIQELAPDLRIKDLDRYTYQQLLNNYALTHEKQTTMDFHHHLKGAILDAVDEGVLSQNPTRKIVIKGKTPRLKKAKFLNQFEVQALLKELNLKEDINWDWFILLIIKTGLRFSEALALTPSDFDFSKQKIIINKTWDYKMVTGSFQPTKNESSNRKIQIDWQLAMQFSQLIKMKDPDKPIFVKSRVFNSTINNRLKVLCENANIPTITVHSLRHTHASLLLFAGVSIASVANRLGHSSMTTTQETYLHVIQELENQDNDKIIRHLSMLM, translated from the coding sequence ATGAAAGCGAAAAAGAGAAAAGAACAAACATTTCATGAGTATTTTAAAGAATGGGTAAATCTTTATAAAGTTGGAGCAATACGTTCAATTACCTTACAGAAATACTATGTAACAGAACAAAAAATCCAAGAACTGGCGCCAGATTTAAGAATTAAGGATCTTGATCGTTATACTTATCAGCAACTGCTAAATAATTATGCACTTACTCATGAGAAACAAACAACTATGGATTTTCATCATCATTTGAAAGGCGCTATTTTAGATGCTGTAGACGAGGGTGTTCTCAGCCAAAACCCCACAAGGAAAATTGTGATTAAAGGGAAAACGCCTCGATTAAAAAAAGCAAAATTTTTAAATCAATTTGAAGTTCAAGCATTATTAAAAGAATTAAATTTAAAAGAAGATATAAATTGGGATTGGTTTATTCTATTAATCATTAAAACTGGGCTTCGATTTTCAGAAGCATTAGCTCTAACCCCTTCAGACTTCGATTTTTCCAAGCAAAAAATTATTATTAACAAAACCTGGGATTACAAAATGGTTACTGGTTCTTTTCAGCCGACAAAAAACGAATCTTCCAATAGAAAAATTCAAATTGATTGGCAATTAGCAATGCAATTTTCCCAGTTAATTAAAATGAAAGATCCAGATAAACCAATTTTTGTTAAAAGTAGAGTATTTAATTCTACTATCAATAATCGTTTAAAAGTGTTGTGTGAAAACGCCAATATACCAACTATCACTGTCCATAGTTTACGACATACCCATGCTTCTTTACTTTTATTTGCCGGAGTTTCGATTGCAAGCGTTGCGAATAGATTAGGGCATTCAAGTATGACTACTACTCAGGAAACATACCTTCATGTTATTCAGGAATTGGAGAATCAAGATAATGATAAAATTATACGTCATTTATCAATGTTAATGTGA
- a CDS encoding restriction endonuclease subunit S: MCFFALSFNFNLSFLAWEQRKLEELAAFSKGIGYTKNDLVEKGIPLVLYGRLYTKYETIITEVNTFTKMKDKSVVSKGNEVVVPSSGETAKDISRASVIGAEGFILGGDLNIIQPKRELNSIFLALTISNGEQQKEIIKRAQGKSVVHLYNTDLKQVKLSYPIFNEQQKIGDFFKQLDNTIALHQRKLDALKLMKKGLLQQMFANNEEKAPRLRFINFDEEWEQRKLNEIANRYDNLRVPITASARISGTTPYYGANGIQDYVEGFTHDGEFILVAEDGANNVKNYPVQHVNGKIWVNNHAHVLQAKENKHDNKFLMNAIKIIRFEPFLVGGGRAKLNSDVMMKLIVKFPCYEEQKKIGTFLQRLENVITLHKNKINKLSSLKKTYLQNMLI; encoded by the coding sequence ATGTGTTTTTTCGCTTTATCTTTTAACTTCAACTTATCATTTCTAGCTTGGGAACAGCGTAAGCTAGAGGAATTAGCTGCTTTTTCAAAAGGAATTGGCTATACAAAAAATGACTTAGTAGAAAAAGGTATACCTTTAGTTCTTTACGGACGTCTATATACAAAATATGAAACAATCATTACTGAGGTTAATACTTTTACAAAAATGAAAGATAAATCAGTTGTCAGCAAAGGGAATGAGGTAGTAGTACCATCATCAGGTGAAACAGCGAAAGATATTTCAAGAGCATCGGTAATAGGAGCGGAGGGATTTATTTTAGGTGGAGATTTGAATATTATTCAACCTAAAAGAGAACTTAATTCAATTTTTTTAGCATTGACTATTTCAAATGGTGAACAACAAAAGGAAATAATAAAACGTGCTCAAGGAAAATCAGTTGTTCATTTATACAATACAGATTTAAAGCAAGTCAAATTATCTTATCCAATTTTTAATGAACAACAAAAAATAGGTGACTTTTTCAAACAACTCGATAATACTATCGCTCTTCATCAACGTAAGCTAGATGCTTTAAAGCTGATGAAGAAAGGGTTATTACAGCAAATGTTCGCTAATAATGAGGAAAAAGCTCCTAGGTTACGTTTTATTAATTTTGACGAAGAATGGGAGCAGCGTAAGTTAAATGAAATTGCAAATAGATATGATAATTTGAGGGTTCCTATAACTGCATCAGCTAGGATCTCCGGTACTACACCATATTACGGTGCGAATGGTATTCAAGATTATGTAGAAGGATTTACACATGATGGAGAATTTATTTTAGTAGCTGAAGATGGGGCAAATAACGTGAAAAATTATCCTGTGCAGCACGTAAATGGTAAAATTTGGGTGAATAATCATGCTCATGTATTACAGGCAAAAGAAAATAAACATGACAATAAATTTTTAATGAATGCTATTAAGATTATAAGGTTCGAACCATTTTTAGTAGGCGGAGGGAGAGCTAAATTAAATTCAGATGTTATGATGAAATTGATAGTTAAGTTTCCTTGTTATGAAGAACAAAAAAAAATAGGAACTTTCTTACAAAGATTGGAGAATGTTATTACTCTTCATAAAAACAAAATAAATAAACTCTCTTCTCTAAAAAAGACCTATTTACAAAATATGCTCATATAG
- a CDS encoding 6-phospho-beta-glucosidase, which produces MTKGIKIATIGGGSSYTPELIEGFIKRQDELPVRELWLVDVEAGREKLEIVGNLAKRMVKKAGVNMEVHLTLDREEALKDADFVTTQLRVGLLDARVKDERIPNSYGVVGQETNGPGGMFKGLRTIPVILDICKDMERLCPDAWLINFANPAGMVTEAVLRYSNQKKVVGLCNGPIGIERNIAENLGVDVSEIYVEFVGLNHMVFAKTVYHNGKDVTKDVVFKMTEDEAGSSLKNINATGWDKTFLRTLNMIPIDYLRYYWQTKQQLEDQARAYAEHGTRAEVVKKVEAELFELYKQEELAEKPKQLEQRGGAYYSEAACNLINSIYNDKRDIQIVNTRNNGAILDIDPDSAVETNCVITRQGPIPLASGRLPIAINGIIQEIKTFERLTAEAAVTGDYDKALLAMTINPLTPSESVAREMLDELLEAHKEYLPNFFK; this is translated from the coding sequence ATGACTAAAGGTATTAAAATCGCAACTATTGGTGGCGGATCAAGTTATACACCCGAACTAATTGAAGGATTTATTAAACGTCAAGACGAATTACCAGTTCGTGAACTATGGTTAGTAGACGTAGAAGCTGGCCGTGAAAAATTAGAAATCGTTGGTAATTTAGCAAAACGTATGGTAAAAAAAGCGGGCGTTAACATGGAAGTACATTTAACACTCGACCGTGAAGAAGCTCTAAAAGACGCAGATTTCGTAACAACACAATTACGTGTTGGTTTACTAGATGCACGTGTAAAAGACGAACGAATTCCAAATTCATACGGCGTAGTTGGTCAAGAAACAAACGGACCAGGCGGCATGTTCAAAGGTCTTCGTACAATCCCAGTTATTTTAGATATTTGTAAAGATATGGAACGCCTTTGCCCAGATGCTTGGTTAATCAACTTTGCTAACCCAGCTGGAATGGTAACAGAAGCAGTTCTTCGTTATAGTAATCAAAAGAAAGTTGTCGGTTTATGCAACGGCCCTATTGGTATTGAACGTAATATCGCTGAAAATCTTGGCGTAGATGTATCTGAAATTTACGTAGAATTTGTTGGTTTAAACCACATGGTATTCGCGAAAACCGTATACCACAATGGCAAAGACGTAACAAAAGATGTTGTTTTCAAAATGACAGAAGATGAAGCTGGCTCAAGCTTGAAAAACATTAACGCAACTGGTTGGGACAAAACTTTCTTACGTACATTAAACATGATTCCAATCGACTACTTGCGCTACTACTGGCAAACAAAACAACAACTGGAAGACCAAGCTCGCGCATACGCAGAACATGGTACTCGTGCAGAAGTTGTTAAAAAAGTAGAAGCAGAACTTTTCGAGCTTTACAAACAAGAAGAACTTGCTGAAAAACCAAAACAATTAGAACAACGTGGCGGCGCTTATTATAGCGAAGCAGCATGTAACTTAATTAACTCTATCTACAACGACAAACGCGACATTCAAATCGTTAATACGCGCAACAATGGTGCCATCCTTGATATCGATCCTGATTCCGCAGTAGAAACAAACTGTGTTATCACTCGCCAAGGCCCAATTCCACTAGCAAGCGGACGCCTTCCAATCGCTATCAACGGCATCATCCAAGAAATCAAAACTTTCGAACGCCTAACAGCCGAAGCAGCAGTTACTGGGGATTACGACAAAGCACTCCTTGCAATGACAATCAACCCACTAACTCCAAGCGAATCTGTAGCCCGCGAAATGTTAGATGAATTATTAGAAGCGCATAAAGAGTATTTACCGAATTTCTTTAAATAA
- a CDS encoding MurR/RpiR family transcriptional regulator, producing the protein MLFLDKNLELNDTELDIYNYIVANLDKVVYMRIRDLATEAHVSTTTILRFCRKFGCNGFSEFRVKLQLYLEEQKLAQIDMADETTYIDFLKRTAQPEFKAQIQNAVDILRDRELVLFAGVGSSGVIAEYGAIYFSSLFTLALHIEDPLNHPFYHLSSKLSDKICMIAISVEGENEDIIRYIHQLKAQNCKVISITNSAKSTIARLSDANIAYYINKEMYQEANITSQLPALYTIENIAREIRTQIDKEKM; encoded by the coding sequence ATGCTTTTTTTGGATAAAAATTTGGAATTAAATGATACGGAATTAGATATTTATAATTATATTGTGGCGAATTTAGATAAAGTGGTATATATGCGTATTCGTGATTTGGCGACCGAGGCACACGTTAGTACAACAACCATTCTACGCTTTTGTCGAAAGTTTGGTTGTAATGGTTTTTCGGAGTTTCGTGTGAAATTACAGCTTTATTTGGAAGAGCAGAAGTTGGCGCAAATTGATATGGCGGATGAAACAACTTATATTGATTTTCTGAAACGGACGGCTCAACCGGAGTTCAAAGCACAAATTCAAAATGCGGTAGATATTCTTCGGGACCGGGAACTTGTTTTATTCGCCGGGGTAGGTTCATCAGGTGTCATTGCTGAATATGGTGCGATTTATTTTTCATCTTTATTTACTTTGGCGCTACATATTGAAGACCCGCTCAATCATCCTTTTTACCATTTATCGAGTAAATTATCGGATAAAATCTGTATGATTGCGATTTCGGTGGAAGGGGAAAATGAAGATATTATCCGCTATATTCACCAATTGAAGGCGCAAAACTGTAAAGTGATTTCTATTACAAACAGCGCTAAATCCACTATTGCCAGACTTTCTGACGCGAATATCGCTTATTATATCAATAAGGAAATGTATCAAGAAGCCAATATCACCTCCCAATTACCTGCGCTCTATACGATTGAAAATATTGCCCGGGAAATAAGGACGCAGATTGATAAAGAAAAGATGTAA
- a CDS encoding SulP family inorganic anion transporter produces MFKHVLLSLNGYKASYLRNDVISGVGVAALTIPVAMGYAQVAGLPPIYGLYASFLPVLAYIIFASSPQLIFGIDATASAITGSIILGTAGLAAGSKEAIALAPILAFFCAIFLVLFSILKLGRFAKYISAPVLSGFISGLSVSIIMGQIPKIMGLKESGDSFFSSLGIIFGQFFQSNWISFAMGVVTVIIVITCKKVIPKIPMSLVVLVLGTMAAYFFKLDQYNVDIVGKIPVGFPSLALPDFGASSWALAIGGGLVCAIATFAGSLLPSESFAMRNKYTIDDNRELFAYGISNFVAAFSGCSPASASVSRTAANEQFRGKTQMVSIVAASIIALIVAFLSGLLYYMPQPVLSGIVFSALVGIIDVDILKGLFRVSRREAIVWIVAAIGTLLVGVIFGVLLGIILSFINVVSRSMKSPVAVLGVIDGRHGYFDLKRKPEAKAIPNVIIYRYSASLFFGNFNKFADGLKEAIQDDTKLVIFESSAIINIDTTATESMKDLLKWLDDKGIEYYFADLIDHLKTSFRKHDLGYIIDEGYTKKTVEDALDAYHAKHK; encoded by the coding sequence ATGTTTAAACACGTCTTGCTTTCATTAAATGGGTATAAAGCATCCTATTTACGAAATGATGTTATTTCAGGTGTTGGTGTTGCTGCACTAACAATTCCTGTTGCGATGGGGTATGCACAAGTAGCAGGACTTCCACCTATATATGGATTATATGCATCCTTTTTGCCGGTTTTAGCATATATTATTTTTGCTAGTTCACCGCAATTAATCTTTGGGATTGATGCAACTGCAAGTGCAATTACAGGCTCCATCATACTTGGGACAGCTGGTCTTGCGGCAGGATCCAAAGAAGCTATCGCGCTCGCTCCAATCCTAGCATTCTTTTGTGCAATATTTTTAGTTCTCTTCTCCATATTGAAGTTAGGCCGTTTTGCCAAATACATATCGGCTCCAGTTCTTAGTGGATTCATTTCTGGGCTTAGTGTTTCCATCATTATGGGGCAAATACCTAAAATAATGGGATTAAAAGAAAGTGGAGATAGTTTTTTCTCCAGTCTAGGTATTATTTTTGGTCAGTTCTTTCAATCTAATTGGATTTCATTTGCCATGGGAGTTGTTACAGTTATTATTGTAATCACTTGTAAAAAAGTAATACCTAAAATACCCATGTCGCTAGTTGTATTAGTCTTAGGAACAATGGCTGCTTACTTTTTCAAACTAGATCAATATAATGTAGATATTGTCGGAAAAATCCCAGTTGGTTTTCCTTCTCTAGCACTTCCCGATTTTGGTGCAAGTTCATGGGCACTTGCTATCGGCGGAGGTTTAGTTTGCGCCATCGCTACTTTCGCAGGATCTCTTCTACCAAGTGAAAGTTTTGCGATGAGAAACAAATATACTATTGATGATAATCGTGAACTATTTGCTTATGGTATTTCTAATTTCGTTGCTGCATTTTCTGGATGTTCGCCAGCTAGTGCCAGTGTATCTAGAACTGCTGCTAACGAACAATTTCGTGGTAAAACACAAATGGTATCAATTGTTGCTGCATCTATTATCGCGTTGATCGTAGCTTTCCTAAGTGGTTTGCTTTATTATATGCCACAACCAGTTCTTTCCGGTATCGTATTTTCAGCACTTGTCGGAATAATTGATGTGGATATTCTAAAAGGGTTATTTAGAGTTTCCCGTCGTGAAGCAATTGTTTGGATCGTTGCTGCAATTGGAACACTTTTAGTTGGTGTTATTTTCGGGGTATTACTTGGAATTATTTTATCATTTATCAATGTTGTGAGTCGTTCGATGAAATCACCGGTTGCTGTATTAGGAGTTATTGATGGCCGCCATGGTTATTTTGATTTAAAACGCAAACCAGAAGCCAAGGCTATACCTAATGTAATCATTTATCGTTATAGCGCATCTCTTTTCTTTGGTAATTTTAATAAATTCGCAGATGGCCTAAAAGAAGCTATTCAAGATGATACGAAATTAGTTATTTTTGAATCTAGCGCTATTATTAACATTGATACAACAGCAACAGAATCAATGAAAGACTTGCTAAAATGGCTTGATGACAAGGGAATCGAATATTACTTCGCTGATTTAATCGACCATTTAAAAACAAGTTTTAGAAAACATGATCTTGGTTATATTATTGATGAAGGTTATACGAAGAAAACGGTAGAAGATGCCCTCGATGCTTATCATGCCAAACATAAATAA
- a CDS encoding MerR family transcriptional regulator encodes MQTKELAELTSVSVRTLHHYDKIGLLVPQKDEWNGYRIYSENDVDKLQQILFFKELDFPLKKIKQILDDPSFDKKVALTLQRHLLVEKKQRIEAMLNTLDQTIKNQKGEITMTNEEKFTGFDFSNNPYEEEARKLWGDKVVDKANERVNNMNEQEQQTIKESFEAEFRHLASIRTVAPESEVAQEAMNHFFHYLNDTHGNIYSLEAFASLGEMYVADERFKKNIDQFGDGLAIFLKSAMAIYAKNN; translated from the coding sequence ATGCAAACAAAAGAATTAGCTGAACTTACTAGTGTAAGTGTGCGCACGCTTCACCACTACGACAAAATCGGGCTACTCGTCCCGCAAAAAGACGAATGGAACGGTTATCGTATTTACTCCGAAAATGATGTCGACAAATTACAACAAATTCTTTTCTTTAAAGAACTTGATTTCCCTTTGAAAAAAATAAAACAAATTCTTGATGATCCTTCTTTTGATAAAAAGGTCGCTTTAACTTTACAACGTCATTTGTTAGTAGAGAAAAAGCAGAGAATCGAAGCCATGCTTAATACACTCGATCAAACCATCAAGAATCAAAAAGGAGAAATAACCATGACAAATGAAGAAAAATTTACCGGATTTGATTTTTCAAACAATCCCTATGAAGAAGAAGCACGAAAACTATGGGGAGATAAAGTAGTAGACAAAGCAAATGAACGTGTAAATAATATGAACGAACAAGAGCAACAAACGATAAAAGAAAGTTTTGAAGCAGAATTTCGTCATTTAGCATCCATTAGAACAGTCGCTCCTGAATCCGAAGTAGCTCAAGAAGCAATGAATCATTTCTTCCACTACTTAAATGACACACATGGAAATATTTATTCACTGGAAGCATTTGCTAGTTTAGGAGAAATGTACGTAGCAGATGAACGCTTCAAAAAGAATATCGATCAGTTTGGTGACGGCCTTGCTATATTTTTAAAATCAGCAATGGCAATTTATGCGAAAAACAATTAA
- a CDS encoding DUF2334 domain-containing protein, translating to MRKKIVISILLAFVFFIVNEHPVTAKADNDVVVFYDSLAKGTDNEGNMDSLLRMLNTLGKRVTTYSWEENPDLSQASEIIVLQNKKDGLTKEWAEKLTENKAKIAYIGSNPPAFLINQLQLKTKAITDSSITIQTESGLAGKPQLVNEIELITTYKGEGFGKIDAAENGEAVYGVREGNYAYTPIFQEHNTSEFALMDLLKAVFEIKASSNQYVLIKDINPFVDFDLLKKTADTFYEQGVPFIVSAGPIFYNQDFQAAKNYAEIIRYVQAKNGTIMMNVPAVTYGDSPAGELEGIVQKSLHFFAENDVAALGVTAELYWNFDKVYGLEGFAPFNTGILLPNQKIIHTTKKNNGSAFEISPYSVASDFYMTITDGKDFPVDIAVTYSFFKNEKEIKAAADELANKNISDFRFKDHGVKTNQDTLESTAGSLYINNQSVTLDGDLKYIKTTKNKMQKQAGSLEGFFGYQNTFFTIVIVLSLGIIGILFVFGYRLYMKKYMK from the coding sequence ATGCGTAAAAAAATCGTTATAAGTATTCTGCTTGCATTCGTATTTTTTATAGTTAATGAACATCCTGTTACAGCAAAAGCAGATAATGATGTGGTCGTTTTTTATGATAGTTTGGCAAAAGGAACGGATAATGAGGGGAATATGGACTCGTTACTTCGAATGTTAAATACTTTAGGTAAACGAGTGACTACTTATTCTTGGGAAGAAAACCCGGATTTAAGTCAAGCGAGTGAAATTATCGTCCTTCAAAATAAAAAGGACGGTTTAACGAAGGAATGGGCGGAAAAATTAACGGAAAACAAGGCAAAAATTGCATACATAGGCTCGAATCCACCAGCTTTCTTGATTAATCAATTACAATTGAAAACGAAAGCTATTACAGATTCATCCATTACAATTCAAACCGAATCAGGGCTAGCAGGAAAACCACAACTAGTGAACGAAATAGAACTCATTACCACTTATAAAGGAGAAGGTTTTGGCAAAATAGATGCTGCTGAGAATGGTGAAGCAGTTTATGGTGTTCGAGAGGGGAACTATGCTTATACACCAATATTTCAAGAGCACAATACGAGCGAATTTGCCTTAATGGATTTGCTAAAAGCAGTATTCGAAATAAAAGCTTCTTCTAATCAATACGTCCTTATAAAGGATATAAACCCATTTGTCGATTTTGATTTGCTGAAAAAAACAGCAGATACTTTTTATGAACAAGGGGTACCATTTATTGTAAGCGCAGGGCCGATTTTTTATAATCAAGATTTTCAAGCGGCCAAAAATTATGCGGAGATTATAAGATATGTTCAGGCGAAAAACGGCACTATTATGATGAATGTTCCCGCTGTCACTTACGGAGATAGTCCGGCTGGAGAACTTGAAGGAATCGTACAAAAATCACTACACTTCTTTGCGGAAAATGATGTGGCGGCACTTGGGGTTACGGCGGAACTTTATTGGAATTTTGATAAAGTATATGGTTTAGAAGGTTTTGCTCCCTTTAATACAGGAATTTTACTGCCAAATCAAAAAATTATTCATACAACGAAAAAGAATAATGGTAGCGCATTTGAAATATCTCCTTATAGTGTGGCGAGCGATTTTTACATGACTATAACAGATGGAAAGGATTTTCCGGTTGATATCGCTGTCACATATTCGTTCTTTAAAAATGAGAAAGAAATAAAAGCGGCAGCAGATGAACTAGCAAACAAAAATATTAGTGATTTCAGGTTCAAAGACCACGGAGTAAAAACAAACCAAGATACGCTAGAATCGACTGCGGGCTCTTTATATATTAATAATCAATCAGTAACACTTGATGGTGATTTAAAATATATCAAAACTACTAAAAATAAAATGCAAAAACAAGCTGGGAGTTTAGAAGGGTTTTTCGGTTATCAAAACACTTTTTTCACGATAGTTATTGTGCTTTCGCTTGGGATTATTGGAATTTTATTTGTCTTTGGATACCGGCTTTATATGAAAAAATATATGAAATGA